A DNA window from Solanum lycopersicum chromosome 3, SLM_r2.1 contains the following coding sequences:
- the LOC101254569 gene encoding uncharacterized protein isoform X1 encodes MGCFLSTPQDTGGNRRRPGNIGEVSVFVPGLRIPKPVDFSLALGDQLSKTLVERLSALRTRIVVMAGQEAPTITRTRRKTATQHGGSTLADLLQALEDYLPVILGLVKDGSTLQHKVQFIWVNQEDDAEETAIFSAWYEILSVLHLMATLSLSQANLLLLPRTSLDGYSPKVSEESRRSSVDIFLKAAGYLDCAVRNVLPQLPAEQRRNLPVDLAEGVLRALCLQALGQAVDIQLGLAIDSTKATLAVKRRLACEMVKYWQQAQDNIMNLPLSNGWGEKHRFFVKWKYIEAKASAYYYHGLILDEGNTEKSHGMAVAALQAADEYLKESKKACEAFNAAIPLSRNPPLWGTMKYLAEKIPKDTSSKVRINRDLYSYEKIMETAPTLPDFALALKPDEYQLPHVDASWDDETYRQGTA; translated from the exons ATGGGATGCTTTCTTTCGACGCCGCAGGATACTGGTGGGAATAGAAGGCGGCCAGGAAACATTGGTGAGGTGTCTGTATTTGTTCCTGGATTACGTATCCCTAAGCCGGTTGATTTCTCTCTTGCACTTGGTGATCAATTGTCGAAAACCCTGGTGGAGCGCCTTTCCGCTCTCAGGACCAGAATAGTGGTTATGGCAGGGCAAGAAGCTCCCACAATTACAAGGACAAGAAGGAAAACTGCTACTCAGCATG GAGGTTCAACCCTTGCTGATCTATTGCAGGCTCTCGAAGATTACTTGCCTGTTATTTTGGGGCTAGTTAAAGATG GTAGCACATTACAGCATAAAGTGCAATTTATTTGGGTCAATCAAGAGGATGATGCAGAG GAAACTGCAATATTTAGTGCTTGGTATGAAATACTGTCCGTTTTGCACTTGATGGCAACACTATCATTATCGCAAGCTAACTTGCTGCTTCTTCCTAGAACATCTCTTGATGGTTATTCACCAAAGGTATCTGAAG AGAGCAGGCGATCTTCTGTTGATATTTTCCTAAAGGCTGCTGGATATCTTGATTGTGCAGTTCGAAATGTTCTTCCCCAGTTGCCAGCCGAGCAAAG GAGAAACCTGCCGGTAGACCTCGCTGAAGGAGTTCTGCGAGCATTGTGCCTCCAAGCATTAGGGCAG GCTGTTGATATTCAACTAGGACTTGCGATTGACAGTACTAAAGCAACACTAGCTGTCAAAAGAAGGCTTGCTTGTGAGATGGTAAAATACTGGCAGCAG GCTCAAGATAACATCATGAACCTTCCATTATCAAATGGTTGGGGAGAAAAGCATAGGTTTTTCGTGAAGTGGAAATATATTGAAGCCAAG GCTTCAGCATACTATTATCATGGTCTAATCCTTGACGAAGGAAATACGGAAAAATCTCATGGAATGGCAGTAGCTGCCCTGCAAGCAGCTGATGAGTATCTGAAAGAAAGTAAGAAGGCATGTGAAGCTTTCAATGCAGCCATTCCTCTCTCCAG AAATCCTCCACTTTGGGGAACGATGAAGTATCTTGCCGAGAAAATCCCAAAGGACACTTCGAGCAAGGTGCGGATCAACAGGGATTTGTACTCTTATGAAAA GATCATGGAGACAGCCCCAACGCTGCCAGACTTTGCGTTGGCTCTCAAACCTGATGAATATCAGCTTCCTCATGTGGATGCATCTTGGGATGATGAAACTTACAGGCAAGGGACAGCTTAA
- the LOC101254569 gene encoding uncharacterized protein isoform X2 — protein MLFLAGGSTLADLLQALEDYLPVILGLVKDGSTLQHKVQFIWVNQEDDAEETAIFSAWYEILSVLHLMATLSLSQANLLLLPRTSLDGYSPKVSEESRRSSVDIFLKAAGYLDCAVRNVLPQLPAEQRRNLPVDLAEGVLRALCLQALGQAVDIQLGLAIDSTKATLAVKRRLACEMVKYWQQAQDNIMNLPLSNGWGEKHRFFVKWKYIEAKASAYYYHGLILDEGNTEKSHGMAVAALQAADEYLKESKKACEAFNAAIPLSRNPPLWGTMKYLAEKIPKDTSSKVRINRDLYSYEKIMETAPTLPDFALALKPDEYQLPHVDASWDDETYRQGTA, from the exons ATG CTTTTTCTTGCAGGAGGTTCAACCCTTGCTGATCTATTGCAGGCTCTCGAAGATTACTTGCCTGTTATTTTGGGGCTAGTTAAAGATG GTAGCACATTACAGCATAAAGTGCAATTTATTTGGGTCAATCAAGAGGATGATGCAGAG GAAACTGCAATATTTAGTGCTTGGTATGAAATACTGTCCGTTTTGCACTTGATGGCAACACTATCATTATCGCAAGCTAACTTGCTGCTTCTTCCTAGAACATCTCTTGATGGTTATTCACCAAAGGTATCTGAAG AGAGCAGGCGATCTTCTGTTGATATTTTCCTAAAGGCTGCTGGATATCTTGATTGTGCAGTTCGAAATGTTCTTCCCCAGTTGCCAGCCGAGCAAAG GAGAAACCTGCCGGTAGACCTCGCTGAAGGAGTTCTGCGAGCATTGTGCCTCCAAGCATTAGGGCAG GCTGTTGATATTCAACTAGGACTTGCGATTGACAGTACTAAAGCAACACTAGCTGTCAAAAGAAGGCTTGCTTGTGAGATGGTAAAATACTGGCAGCAG GCTCAAGATAACATCATGAACCTTCCATTATCAAATGGTTGGGGAGAAAAGCATAGGTTTTTCGTGAAGTGGAAATATATTGAAGCCAAG GCTTCAGCATACTATTATCATGGTCTAATCCTTGACGAAGGAAATACGGAAAAATCTCATGGAATGGCAGTAGCTGCCCTGCAAGCAGCTGATGAGTATCTGAAAGAAAGTAAGAAGGCATGTGAAGCTTTCAATGCAGCCATTCCTCTCTCCAG AAATCCTCCACTTTGGGGAACGATGAAGTATCTTGCCGAGAAAATCCCAAAGGACACTTCGAGCAAGGTGCGGATCAACAGGGATTTGTACTCTTATGAAAA GATCATGGAGACAGCCCCAACGCTGCCAGACTTTGCGTTGGCTCTCAAACCTGATGAATATCAGCTTCCTCATGTGGATGCATCTTGGGATGATGAAACTTACAGGCAAGGGACAGCTTAA
- the LOC101254276 gene encoding asparagine--tRNA ligase, chloroplastic/mitochondrial encodes MAGALSPATTLRLKPFYAVRFFSHYRRPIKVLNPNFYSSYPPQLPPAPYLSRRRSFCSVVSAAISSGEAVERPKFENIEAKEGVKTEKVGEFRKRLRVADIKGGPEEGLDRLGETLVVRGWVRTVRAQSSVTFIDINDGSCLSNMQCVMGSDAEGYDQVENGLISTGASVWIEGTVVSSQGSKQKIELKVQKLVVVGKSDPSFPIQKKRVSREFLRTKAHLRPRTNTFGAVSRVRNALSYATHKFFQENGFVWVSSPIITASDCEGAGEQFCVTTLIPNSNEGGDSPVSAIPTTESGSVDWSQDFFGKRAYLTVSGQLNGETYATALSDIYTFGPTFRAENSNTSRHLAEFWMIEPELAFADLDDDMACATAYLQYVVQHVLENCKEDMDFFDTWIEKGIINRLTDVVEKNFVQLSYTDAVELLLKAKKKFDFPVKWGCDLQSEHERYITEEAFGGCPVIIRDYPKDIKAFYMRQNDDGKTVAAMDMLVPRVGELIGGSQREERLEYLEERLDHMNLNKESFWWYLDLRRYGSVPHAGFGLGFERLVQFATGIDNIRDAIPFPRTPGSAEF; translated from the exons ATGGCTGGTGCTCTGTCTCCGGCCACCACTCTCCGCCTTAAGCCCTTCTACGCCGTCCGGTTCTTCAGTCATTACCGAAGACCTATCAAAGTCTTAAACCCCAATTTCTACTCATCGTACCCTCCACAGCTGCCTCCAGCACCCTACTTGAGCCGTCGACGGAGCTTTTGCTCTGTGGTTTCCGCCGCTATTTCATCCGGAGAAGCAGTTGAAAGAcccaaatttgaaaatattgaggCAAAAGAGGGGGTAAAAACTGAAAAAGTTGGGGAATTTCGGAAAAGGTTGAGGGTTGCGGACATAAAGGGAGGACCTGAAGAAGGTTTGGACCGTCTTGGTGAAACTTTGGTGGTTAGAGGATGGGTTCGCACGGTTAGGGCTCAGAGCAGTGTGACGTTTATTGAT ATTAATGATGGTTCTTGTCTTTCAAATATGCAATGTGTTATGGGTTCTGATGCTGAGGGTTATGATCAG GTGGAGAATGGCTTAATTTCAACTGGTGCATCAGTATGGATTGAAGGTACTGTCGTCAGCAGCCAAGGGTCAAAGCAGAAAATTGAGTTGAAGGTTCAGAAACTTGTAGTG GTTGGTAAAAGTGATCCTTCTTTCCCCATCCAGAAGAAAAGAGTCAGCAGAGAATTCTTGAGAACAAAGGCTCACCTTCGCCCTCGAACAAACACTTTTGGTGCG GTTTCGAGGGTGAGGAATGCTTTGTCCTATGCCACACACAAGTTTTTCCAAGAAAATGGCTTTGTTTGGGTCTCTAGTCCAATAATCACTGCTTCTGATTGTGAAGGAGCTGGCGAGCAATTCTGTGTTACTACATTG ATTCCAAACTCCAATGAAGGTGGAGATTCACCAGTTAGTGCTATTCCTACTACTGAGTCTGGTTCTGTTGACTGGTCACAA GACTTCTTTGGGAAACGAGCATATTTAACCGTGTCTGGGCAACTCAATGGTGAAACATATGCTACTGCGCTCTCCGAT ATCTACACCTTTGGCCCTACATTCAGAGCAGAAAACTCTAACACTTCCAGGCACTTGGCTGAATTCTGG ATGATTGAACCAGAACTAGCTTTTGCGGACTTGGATGATGACATGGCCTGTGCTACTGCCTATCTCCAGTATGTA GTGCAACATGTGTTGGAGAATTGCAAAGAAGATATGGATTTTTTTGACACCTGGATTGAGAAAGGGATCATCAATAGACTTACC GATGTTGTTGAGAAGAACTTTGTGCAGTTGAGTTACACTGATGCTGTTGAGCTTCTATTGAAAGCAAAAAAGAAGTTCGATTTCCCG GTGAAATGGGGATGTGATTTGCAAAGTGAGCATGAAAGATATATCACCGAGGAGGCTTTTGGTGGTTGTCCTGTGATTATTAGAGACTATCCGAAG GACATCAAGGCATTTTACATGCGGCAGAACGATGATGGGAAGACTGTTGCAGCCATGGATATGTTGGTACCTCGG GTTGGAGAACTTATTGGTGGAAGTCAAAGAGAGGAACGCCTTGAATACCTAGAGGAACGTTTGGATCACATGAACCTCAACAAAGAAAGCTTTTGGTGGTATCTTGATCTGCGACGTTATGGTTCAG TTCCTCATGCTGGATTTGGACTAGGCTTTGAAAGGCTCGTTCAATTTGCGACTGGAATAGACAATATCAGAGATGCAATACCTTTCCCTCGAACACCTGGCTCTGCAGAGTTTTGA
- the LOC101253975 gene encoding uncharacterized protein: protein MERDEGAVEDGKRRCKVLKNRIETLTTTQQSSWKTTLFRLINSELSFLNRVSLSSSLKLSTNIGYLEAVVHILQNPLVTAVSRVCKTISVSLKLSVYIDVICSFNGNPVWFIVSDRNPRYISWEDSGEIRNCKGLRSKIVELVFAASESSVTVRPSSIILFFSNGLQSCILDKLRGEFGATDLGFGFSDFDCEFYDELEDEDWVSVLGRSFERACILEIKIGSFSSSSAISDSSTDVKLQGKDGETLTDLSGSSGKMHSDDASNDVNLGDSFCTLVSALRSWSGFDVEEAELVNFDTTALVAIVSGISNGSIDRILATPESELRSRFKVNYEFMIGQVNSEMKKPIHMELMPSILQKRGIVCESVCAEFQELVSMCGGPNEKSRAEHFLNHLRVVPDCPSERLMSLPTTRKLALKNKVAFGTGDYWHAPTITANMAFARAVSQTGMSLVTIEHRPRALVGD, encoded by the exons ATGGAAAGGGACGAAGGAGCAGTGGAAGATGGCAAGAGGAGATGTAAAGTCCTCAAAAATCGAATTGAAACCTTAACAACTACTCAACAATCCTCATGGAAGACTACCCTTTTCAGGCTAATCAACTCTGAGCTTTCTTTCCTCAACCGCGTTTCCCTCTCCTCATCTCTCAAACTCAGCACCAACATTGGGTATCTTGAAGCAGTTGTTCACATTCTTCAAAACCCACTAGTAACAGCAGTTTCACGGGTCTGCAAAACCATTTCGGTATCGTTGAAATTGAGTGTTTATATTGACGTAATTTGCTCTTTTAATGGAAACCCAGTTTGGTTTATAGTATCAGATAGAAACCCCAGGTACATTTCTTGGGAAGATTCAGGGGAAATTAGGAATTGCAAGGGTTTAAGAAGCAAAATCGTAGAACTCGTGTTTGCTGCCTCAGAGTCGTCTGTTACGGTGAGGCCTAGTTCTATTATCCTTTTCTTCTCAAATGGACTTCAAAGTTGTATTCTTGATAAGCTTCGAGGGGAATTTGGAGCTACTGATCTCGGGTTTGGGTTTTCTGACTTTGATTGCGAGttttatgatgaattagagGATGAGGATTGGGTAAGTGTACTGGGGAGGTCTTTTGAAAGGGCATGtattttggaaataaagatTGGTTCTTTTTCGTCTAGTAGTGCAATTTCAGACTCTAGTACAGATGTTAAATTGCAGGGTAAAGATGGAGAAACATTAACAGACCTTTCTGGGAGTTCAGGGAAGATGCATAGTGATGATGCTAGTAATGATGTAAATTTGGGTGATTCTTTCTGTACTCTTGTCTCAGCATTGAGGAGTTGGTCCGGTTTTGATGTTGAAGAAGCTGAATTGGTCAATTTTGATACAACAGCACTAGTTGCTATAGTGTCTGGGATTAGTAATGGTAGTATCGATCGAATTCTGGCTACTCCAGAGAGTGAGCTGAGAAGCCGATTCAAGGTCAATTATGAGTTCATGATTGGACAG GTGAATTCTGAAATGAAGAAGCCAATCCATATGGAGCTGATGCCTTCTATATTGCAAAAGCGAGGCATAGTTTGTGAAAGTGTTTGTGCAGAATTTCAGGAGCTTGTTTCGATGTGTGGTGGGCCTAATGAGAAGTCTAGAGCAGAGCACTTTCTGAACCATCTAAG GGTTGTGCCTGATTGCCCGTCAGAACGGCTAATGAGCCTTCCAACAACCAGAAAATTGGCATTAAAAAACAAGGTAGCTTTTGGGACTGGTGATTATTGGCATGCTCCTACTATAACTGCAAACATGGCATTTGCCAGAGCTGTTTCACAGACAGGAATGTCCCTGGTTACCATAGAGCATAGACCACGAGCATTGGTTGGTGATTAA
- the LOC101258038 gene encoding NDR1/HIN1-like protein 6, whose translation MTENQRIHPVVDMEAPPPTRTTRPLVPRGSFKSEKGDPTRLFQQPTVNQPVRRTTPVMYSRPPTKKRSCICKCICWTISLIILLLIIIAAIAGILYLVFKPKIPQYSVDNLRISDLRLNFDMSLYARFNVRITAVNPNKKIGIYYEKGSHLSVWYKNTQLCKGSLPKFYQGHQNRTVLDVALTGQSEYGNTLMSAIQEAAQTGRIPLDLKIQVPVSVKLGRLKLRKVKILGDCLLIVDSLSANSLVRIKASTCKFGLKL comes from the coding sequence ATGACAGAAAATCAAAGAATTCATCCAGTTGTGGACATGGAAGCACCACCACCAACAAGAACAACACGTCCTTTAGTGCCTCGAGGCTCGTTTAAATCAGAAAAAGGCGATCCAACGCGGCTTTTTCAGCAGCCAACAGTGAACCAGCCAGTCAGACGTACCACTCCTGTAATGTATTCAAGACCACCCACTAAGAAGAGAAGTTGCATTTGCAAATGCATTTGCTGGACAATTAGCCTCATCATACTCCTACTCATCATTATTGCAGCAATTGCTGGCATTCTTTACCTTGTTTTCAAACCAAAAATCCCTCAGTACTCTGTGGACAACCTCAGAATATCAGACTTGAGGCTAAATTTTGATATGAGCCTCTATGCAAGATTTAATGTCAGAATCACTGCTGTGAACCCAAACAAGAAGATTGGAATCTACTATGAGAAAGGAAGTCATTTGAGTGTGTGGTACAAGAACACACAGCTTTGTAAAGGGTCTCTTCCCAAGTTCTACCAAGGTCATCAGAACAGAACAGTACTCGACGTGGCCTTAACTGGGCAATCAGAATATGGTAATACGTTGATGTCTGCAATTCAAGAGGCAGCACAAACTGGAAGAATCCCATTAGATCTTAAGATTCAAGTCCCAGTTAGCGTTAAACTTGGGAGGCTCAAGTTGAGAAAGGTGAAAATATTGGGAGATTGCTTACTGATTGTCGATAGCCTCTCTGCTAATAGTTTGGTCCGAATTAAGGCCAGTACTTGCAAGTTTGGATTGAAGCTCTAA